The following proteins are encoded in a genomic region of Spirosoma sp. SC4-14:
- a CDS encoding NAD(P)/FAD-dependent oxidoreductase encodes MFKTDVVIIGGGLAGLVSALELAKAGHSVTLVERKTYPFHKVCGEYVSNEVKPYLESLGVDLVNLGAATINHLQVSAPSGRSLFSPLDMGGFGISRYTLDHTLYQLGQSAGVDFLLHHQVDNVQFHNNQFSVVVSNRYTGLTQTLTARLVVGAFGKRSKLDKTLDRSFIRRPSPYIGVKYHIKTDFPNDLIALHNFADGYCGLSAIEADKYCLCYLTSRHNLRRFGSISDMEQSVLWKNPHLKAVFTKADFLYEKPEVINEFSFSAKRAIENHILMTGDSAGLITPLCGNGMAMAIRGAKLASDLANAFLHGQIARQELEKRYQQSWANQFARRLWIGRTVQRFFGKTWLTEHAVRTLDVVKPMLRTIIRQTHGNVMTS; translated from the coding sequence ATGTTCAAAACAGACGTTGTGATTATCGGAGGTGGGTTGGCCGGATTGGTAAGCGCACTCGAATTGGCAAAAGCCGGCCATTCGGTTACGCTGGTTGAGCGAAAAACATACCCGTTTCATAAAGTTTGTGGCGAATATGTCTCTAACGAAGTAAAACCCTATCTCGAATCGCTGGGCGTTGATTTAGTCAATCTTGGTGCTGCTACCATCAATCATTTACAGGTATCGGCCCCCTCAGGGCGATCCTTATTTTCACCGCTCGATATGGGTGGTTTTGGCATCAGTCGATACACGCTCGACCACACTTTATATCAGCTTGGCCAGTCGGCCGGAGTTGATTTTCTGCTGCATCATCAGGTCGATAATGTCCAGTTCCACAACAATCAGTTTTCAGTAGTCGTCAGTAATCGGTATACGGGCCTGACCCAAACCCTGACCGCAAGGCTGGTTGTGGGTGCTTTTGGCAAACGATCTAAACTCGACAAAACCCTCGACCGATCCTTTATACGGCGGCCGTCGCCTTATATTGGTGTTAAATACCATATTAAGACAGATTTTCCCAACGATCTGATTGCCTTGCATAATTTCGCCGATGGGTACTGTGGCCTGTCGGCTATTGAAGCAGACAAATACTGCCTTTGTTATTTAACCAGCCGCCACAATCTGCGTCGGTTTGGTAGCATTTCCGATATGGAACAATCTGTTCTGTGGAAAAATCCGCATTTGAAAGCCGTTTTCACTAAGGCCGATTTTTTGTACGAAAAACCGGAGGTCATCAACGAATTTTCGTTCTCCGCCAAACGAGCCATTGAAAACCACATTCTGATGACGGGCGATTCGGCCGGGCTGATTACGCCCCTCTGTGGCAATGGAATGGCAATGGCCATTCGGGGAGCCAAGCTTGCCAGCGATCTGGCCAACGCATTTCTACACGGCCAGATCGCCCGTCAGGAACTCGAAAAGCGCTATCAGCAAAGCTGGGCCAATCAGTTTGCCCGTCGCCTGTGGATTGGGCGCACCGTACAGCGTTTCTTCGGAAAAACCTGGCTAACCGAACACGCCGTTCGAACACTGGATGTAGTTAAGCCTATGCTTCGCACAATTATCCGGCAAACGCACGGCAATGTAATGACAAGTTGA
- a CDS encoding SPASM domain-containing protein, with protein MNRNLLDGLNFASKLTPKRVVNALKVLYSYYRSQRTGVPLQQGLPMSVSFEPTTSCNLRCPECPSGLRSFTRPTGMLGEDLYKRTIDELHETLLYLIFYFQGEPYLHPQFLDLVRYATDRNIYTATSTNAHYLTDANARKTVESGLDRLIISIDGTTQEVYQQYRVGGKLEKVLEGTKHIIRWKKELKSRTPHVVFQFLVVKPNQHQIAEVKQLARELGVDEVGLKTAQIYDYENGSDLIPTLDQYSRYAAQTDGTYRIKNGFGDHCWKMWHSCVITWDGLVVPCCFDKDAHHRLGNLQNQSFADLWQGDAYQNFRQTLLQSRSEIEMCRNCTEGTKVWA; from the coding sequence ATGAATCGCAACCTACTCGACGGACTAAACTTTGCTTCTAAACTGACGCCTAAGCGCGTAGTCAATGCGCTGAAGGTTTTATACAGCTATTATCGTTCGCAGCGAACGGGTGTGCCTTTGCAGCAGGGCCTGCCGATGTCTGTATCGTTTGAACCTACTACATCCTGTAATCTACGCTGTCCTGAATGCCCAAGCGGTTTGCGATCATTTACGCGACCAACGGGTATGCTTGGTGAAGACCTCTATAAACGTACTATCGACGAACTTCACGAAACGCTGCTGTACCTGATTTTCTACTTTCAGGGGGAGCCATATCTGCACCCGCAGTTTCTGGATTTAGTCCGCTATGCTACCGATCGAAATATTTATACGGCTACCAGCACAAATGCCCATTACCTGACCGATGCCAATGCCCGAAAAACTGTAGAGTCGGGACTGGATCGGCTAATTATTTCCATCGATGGTACAACCCAGGAAGTGTATCAGCAGTACCGGGTGGGAGGGAAGCTCGAAAAAGTGCTTGAGGGCACAAAGCATATAATTCGCTGGAAAAAAGAACTGAAATCGCGTACGCCACACGTTGTTTTTCAGTTTCTGGTTGTGAAACCGAATCAACATCAGATTGCTGAAGTGAAACAACTGGCGCGCGAACTGGGCGTCGATGAAGTAGGGTTAAAAACGGCCCAGATCTATGATTATGAGAATGGCTCTGACCTGATTCCTACTCTCGATCAGTATAGCCGCTATGCTGCTCAGACCGACGGTACCTATCGTATCAAAAATGGTTTTGGTGATCACTGCTGGAAAATGTGGCATTCGTGTGTCATTACCTGGGATGGCCTGGTGGTTCCCTGCTGTTTCGATAAAGATGCTCATCATCGACTCGGCAATCTTCAGAATCAGTCGTTTGCCGATCTCTGGCAGGGCGATGCCTATCAGAATTTCCGACAAACGTTGCTGCAATCGCGTTCGGAGATAGAAATGTGCCGCAACTGTACAGAAGGTACAAAAGTATGGGCGTAA
- a CDS encoding sulfatase — MQKLLLFLLLACTVSMAFLAQPTVPETPSQPNILWITCEDMSLHLACFGDKEVKTPNLDQLATEGVRYTHVYSTAGVCAPSRSAIITGMYQNSIGTQHMRTLQGDPYPHKFSPVKTYSAVVPDYVRCFPEYLRKAGYYCSNNEKQDYQFLPPVTVWDESSKKAHWRNRPANKPFFSIVNLLITHESQIWTREKEPLLVRPEDVTVPAYYPDTKTVRHDIARNLSNVMRMDSIVGTIIQELKDDGLYENTIIFFYSDHGDGLPFVKREVYDRGLRVPMIVRIPEAFRIKGSKSAGTTDNQLISFVDFAPTVLSLANVKIPDYIQGQSFLGNQQAISPRKYIFAGRDRMDTEVDRVRAVGDGRYKYYRNFMPEKPYYQNIAYRLNMPMMKELLQLRDDGKLTPTQMMWFRKTKPVEEFYDTQTDPDEFTNLIGKDAYETKIRELRTQLDNWLKKVGDKSALPEATMLKQMWNGASEPPQTAAPMLTMAGNSVSITCATRGASIGYILKHGTGQSNSWQVYDGQKLMLQPGDSLRVVAQRIGYRPSNEIKLKK; from the coding sequence ATGCAAAAGCTACTGCTCTTCCTGTTGCTGGCCTGTACGGTAAGTATGGCTTTTCTGGCTCAGCCAACAGTGCCGGAAACACCCTCGCAACCCAATATTCTCTGGATTACCTGCGAGGATATGTCGCTTCATCTGGCCTGCTTTGGCGATAAGGAGGTCAAGACCCCCAATCTCGACCAACTCGCAACGGAAGGAGTTCGCTATACGCATGTGTATTCAACGGCAGGAGTATGTGCGCCGAGCCGATCGGCCATCATCACCGGCATGTATCAGAACTCTATCGGTACCCAGCATATGCGCACGCTCCAGGGTGACCCTTATCCCCACAAATTTTCACCCGTAAAAACCTATTCTGCCGTCGTTCCCGACTATGTTCGCTGTTTTCCAGAATACCTCCGAAAGGCAGGTTATTACTGTTCAAATAACGAAAAACAGGATTATCAGTTTTTGCCACCCGTAACTGTCTGGGACGAAAGCAGCAAAAAAGCACACTGGCGGAATCGGCCAGCCAATAAACCCTTTTTCTCTATTGTCAATCTGCTGATTACCCACGAGTCGCAGATTTGGACTCGGGAGAAAGAGCCACTATTGGTTCGCCCCGAGGATGTAACCGTGCCAGCCTATTACCCAGATACCAAAACCGTACGGCACGACATCGCCCGGAATTTGTCGAATGTGATGCGGATGGACTCAATTGTGGGAACCATCATTCAGGAACTGAAAGACGATGGACTGTATGAGAACACCATCATTTTCTTTTACTCCGATCATGGCGATGGCCTTCCTTTCGTAAAACGTGAGGTCTATGACCGAGGCCTGCGCGTACCAATGATTGTGCGTATTCCAGAAGCGTTTCGGATAAAGGGTAGCAAATCTGCTGGCACTACTGATAATCAACTGATCAGTTTTGTCGATTTTGCCCCAACAGTGCTTTCTCTGGCTAATGTAAAAATTCCTGATTACATCCAGGGACAGTCGTTTTTAGGCAATCAACAGGCCATTTCTCCACGTAAATACATTTTTGCCGGTCGCGACCGAATGGATACTGAAGTTGACCGGGTGCGTGCCGTTGGCGATGGTCGCTATAAATATTATCGGAATTTTATGCCCGAAAAGCCCTACTATCAGAACATCGCCTACCGGCTAAACATGCCCATGATGAAAGAACTGCTTCAGTTGCGGGATGATGGAAAACTGACACCAACCCAGATGATGTGGTTTCGTAAGACCAAACCCGTTGAGGAGTTTTATGATACACAAACCGACCCCGATGAGTTTACGAACCTGATTGGGAAGGACGCCTATGAAACAAAAATTCGCGAACTGCGGACTCAACTGGACAACTGGCTGAAAAAAGTAGGCGATAAGAGTGCTTTACCCGAGGCTACCATGCTGAAACAGATGTGGAATGGCGCTTCTGAACCGCCCCAAACTGCCGCCCCAATGCTGACTATGGCCGGAAACAGCGTTTCGATAACATGCGCTACCCGAGGAGCCTCCATTGGCTACATACTCAAGCATGGTACTGGCCAATCGAATAGCTGGCAGGTCTACGATGGACAAAAATTGATGCTTCAGCCGGGCGATTCGCTCCGGGTAGTGGCTCAACGAATCGGTTACCGACCCAGCAATGAAATAAAGCTAAAAAAATAA
- a CDS encoding AAA family ATPase → MGKVIAIANQKGGVGKTTTTINLAASLAALEFQTLIVDADPQANSTSGLGYNPKEIENSIYECMVEGVRPQDAIIQTDFPNLNLLPSHIDLVGAEIEMINLQNREDKMKNALDSIRDEYDFIIIDCSPSLGLITINSLTAADSVIIPVQCEYFALEGLGKLLNTIKIIQSRLNTHLSIEGILLTMYDLRVRLSNQVVGEVTTHFQQMVFNTIIPRNIRLSESPSFGVPALAQDADSKGAVSYLNLAREILAKNGMMPHEV, encoded by the coding sequence ATGGGTAAAGTCATTGCTATCGCCAACCAAAAGGGGGGCGTCGGTAAAACTACGACAACAATCAATTTGGCCGCCAGCTTGGCCGCCCTCGAATTTCAGACGCTTATTGTAGACGCAGATCCGCAGGCGAATTCCACCTCTGGACTAGGATACAATCCCAAAGAAATCGAGAACAGCATTTACGAGTGCATGGTCGAAGGAGTTCGTCCACAGGATGCAATTATTCAGACGGATTTTCCGAACCTGAATTTGTTGCCTTCGCACATTGACCTTGTAGGTGCCGAAATCGAGATGATAAACCTTCAGAATCGGGAGGATAAAATGAAAAATGCACTCGATAGCATTCGCGACGAGTACGATTTCATTATTATCGACTGTTCGCCGTCGCTGGGGTTGATCACCATTAACAGCCTGACAGCCGCCGATTCGGTGATTATTCCGGTTCAGTGCGAATATTTTGCGCTCGAAGGGTTGGGTAAGCTTCTCAACACGATCAAAATCATTCAATCGCGATTAAATACGCATTTGTCCATCGAAGGCATATTGCTAACCATGTACGACCTGCGTGTTCGACTGTCGAATCAGGTAGTGGGCGAGGTAACTACCCATTTCCAGCAAATGGTGTTTAATACCATCATCCCGCGTAATATTCGCCTGAGCGAATCGCCAAGTTTTGGTGTGCCAGCGTTGGCGCAGGATGCCGACAGTAAAGGTGCGGTTAGCTATTTGAATCTGGCCCGTGAAATTTTGGCTAAAAACGGCATGATGCCGCATGAAGTGTAA
- a CDS encoding ParB/RepB/Spo0J family partition protein: MDNANTKAPNKKMIGLGRGLGALLHDSDAVNRQTKTSPFESISTMTEIGLSMIETNPFQPRSRFDEEALHELAESIRVQGIIQPITVRQLGKERYQLISGERRLQASKLIGMTHIPAYVRTANDQQMLEMALIENIQRENLNSIEIALSYQRLITECSLKQEELGERVGKNRTTVNNYIRLLKLPPVIQAALRDNKISMGHARAIINIENPDAQIRLFNRAVDEEWSVRKVEEAVRNLSDETEEPVAVRRVTLPKQEMRSLQFKLSSMFGTKVSIKADEKHKGEIKIPFSSQEELAKILEVLNSQT; the protein is encoded by the coding sequence ATGGACAACGCGAACACCAAAGCACCGAATAAGAAGATGATAGGATTGGGCCGTGGCTTAGGTGCCTTGCTGCACGACAGCGACGCGGTCAATCGGCAAACGAAAACATCGCCGTTTGAGTCCATCAGTACGATGACCGAAATTGGCCTGTCGATGATTGAAACGAACCCGTTTCAACCGCGTAGCCGTTTTGACGAAGAAGCCTTGCATGAACTGGCCGAGTCGATCCGGGTTCAGGGAATAATTCAGCCAATTACGGTTCGGCAGCTTGGCAAAGAACGCTATCAACTGATTTCGGGTGAGCGACGCCTTCAGGCATCCAAACTGATTGGGATGACTCATATTCCGGCTTATGTCCGGACAGCCAACGACCAGCAAATGCTGGAAATGGCACTGATTGAGAACATTCAGCGTGAAAACCTTAATTCCATAGAAATTGCGCTGAGTTATCAGCGGCTGATAACCGAGTGCAGTCTGAAGCAGGAAGAGTTGGGTGAACGTGTCGGTAAAAACCGGACAACAGTCAATAACTACATTCGGTTGTTGAAACTGCCGCCCGTTATTCAGGCTGCCCTGCGCGACAACAAAATTTCGATGGGCCACGCCCGGGCTATTATTAATATCGAAAACCCCGATGCCCAAATTCGCCTGTTTAATCGCGCTGTTGATGAAGAATGGTCGGTTCGAAAAGTCGAAGAAGCCGTTCGGAACCTCTCCGACGAAACCGAAGAGCCGGTTGCCGTTCGGCGGGTAACGCTGCCTAAGCAGGAAATGCGCAGCCTTCAGTTTAAGTTGTCGTCTATGTTTGGTACAAAAGTTTCCATTAAGGCTGACGAAAAACATAAGGGTGAAATTAAAATTCCATTCAGCTCCCAGGAAGAACTAGCTAAGATTCTGGAAGTTCTTAATTCACAGACCTAG
- a CDS encoding DUF5683 domain-containing protein, with translation MKQLPPLSLVILLFTLSAGSLFAQNPAITPAPTPPAVDSTRQIRSAYDTIPPLGPKTDRLGKPIQVGSSVLVPEGDSAAIATDTTEVTPKQEAAIRKIVPKKATIRSLILPGLGQAYNRQYYKIPFIYAGFGVMGYLFVKYRDLAKQAENGYRLLLYGYNLDVSLPVNTVPNLIEKTASVHVTVDQVVIGNQIIHTTTGAKAGYDLYRRYRDLNILLSVGLWAINIVEANVAAHLKTFDLSDDISMRVEPRAMPVPGTGFVPGVRVAFTFK, from the coding sequence ATGAAACAATTGCCACCTTTATCCCTGGTTATTCTGTTGTTCACCTTGTCGGCTGGTTCATTGTTTGCACAAAATCCCGCAATTACACCAGCACCAACGCCACCGGCTGTTGATTCTACCCGGCAAATACGTTCGGCATACGATACCATTCCTCCTTTAGGGCCGAAGACCGATCGTTTGGGGAAACCCATACAGGTTGGTAGTTCTGTATTAGTACCAGAGGGCGATTCGGCAGCTATAGCTACCGATACAACAGAAGTAACGCCTAAGCAGGAAGCAGCTATTCGGAAAATCGTGCCTAAGAAAGCAACAATCCGTTCGCTTATTTTGCCGGGTTTGGGACAGGCCTACAACCGCCAGTATTATAAAATCCCGTTTATTTACGCTGGCTTTGGTGTAATGGGCTATCTGTTCGTTAAATACCGTGATTTAGCCAAACAAGCCGAAAATGGATACCGATTGTTGTTGTATGGCTATAATTTAGATGTCTCATTGCCGGTAAACACTGTTCCCAATTTAATTGAAAAAACGGCTTCGGTTCATGTAACTGTAGACCAGGTTGTAATTGGAAATCAAATCATTCATACAACAACGGGTGCTAAGGCAGGCTATGATCTATATCGCCGGTATCGGGATCTGAATATCCTGTTATCGGTTGGGTTGTGGGCAATTAACATTGTTGAAGCCAATGTGGCGGCTCACCTGAAAACATTTGACCTTTCAGACGACATATCGATGCGGGTTGAACCAAGAGCCATGCCCGTGCCAGGTACTGGATTTGTTCCGGGAGTCCGGGTTGCGTTTACATTTAAATAA
- the dapB gene encoding 4-hydroxy-tetrahydrodipicolinate reductase, with protein sequence MNILLLGYGKMGKTIEQIALDRGHQIAARIDANNRADLETIPAESVDVVIEFSSPESAVENIKSSLGRGWPVVCGTTGWLGHRAEIEQLCRETKGAFFYASNYSIGVNLFFRLNKTLAKFMRNYPSYGVSMTEIHHTEKKDAPSGTAITLAEGIMEHLPNKHRWIDKDQGTKDVSIESADAIEIESLREGTVPGTHIIRYESDVDRIEIKHIAHNRQGFALGAVVAAEWLIGREGIFGMDDLLGTDK encoded by the coding sequence ATGAATATCCTTCTACTTGGCTACGGGAAAATGGGTAAAACCATTGAGCAGATCGCGCTCGATCGTGGCCATCAGATCGCGGCTCGCATCGATGCCAATAATCGGGCAGATCTGGAAACAATTCCTGCCGAATCGGTTGATGTAGTTATTGAATTTAGCTCGCCCGAATCGGCCGTCGAGAATATCAAAAGTTCGCTCGGGCGTGGTTGGCCGGTTGTTTGTGGTACAACCGGCTGGTTGGGCCACCGGGCTGAAATTGAGCAGCTTTGTCGCGAAACAAAAGGGGCTTTTTTCTATGCGTCGAATTACAGCATTGGCGTTAATCTGTTTTTTCGGTTAAACAAAACGCTGGCAAAATTCATGCGCAACTATCCATCGTATGGCGTTTCGATGACCGAAATTCATCATACCGAAAAGAAAGATGCTCCCAGCGGTACGGCAATCACACTGGCGGAAGGAATTATGGAACACTTACCCAATAAACACCGTTGGATAGATAAAGACCAGGGAACCAAAGACGTATCGATTGAGTCGGCAGATGCCATTGAGATTGAGTCGCTGCGCGAAGGAACCGTTCCTGGAACACATATTATCCGGTATGAGTCGGATGTAGATCGAATTGAGATCAAACATATTGCGCATAACCGACAGGGGTTTGCGCTTGGGGCAGTAGTTGCTGCTGAATGGCTTATCGGGCGCGAGGGTATTTTTGGTATGGATGACCTGCTGGGCACGGATAAATGA
- the lepB gene encoding signal peptidase I → MSVTKTKAETPPAKPKKSAIREWLDSVLFAVVAATLIRWLFMEAFTIPTPSMENSLMVGDFLFVSKLHYGTRTPRTPLQVPLTHQKIWGTNIPSYSTLIQLPSYRLPGFTHVKNGDVVVFNVPPKYLNDNIDYPVDLKTNYIKRCVGIPGDVLEIRQREVFVNGKPFPKPPRSEQKYFVKTTEVLDATFFRKYEIVNDYRDPNQPTENWKPLEQYNDSTKTSSMVGYMVNTTEDVIAKFKGFDWVKGIEPMADKPGDMTPGIYGTPTFNWNHDNFGPLTIPKKGATIQINPQTIALYGPVIELYEGNDKVEVDPNSIKIGGQPIKSYTFKQNYYFMMGDNRDNSLDSRFWGFVPEDHIVGKAVFVWMSLDPNPVNIWNKIRWNRVFRTID, encoded by the coding sequence GTGTCAGTAACCAAAACGAAGGCCGAAACTCCACCGGCTAAACCAAAAAAATCCGCCATTCGTGAGTGGCTCGATTCTGTTTTGTTCGCCGTTGTGGCCGCAACGCTCATACGATGGCTGTTTATGGAAGCGTTTACTATCCCAACGCCTTCCATGGAAAACAGCCTGATGGTAGGCGATTTCCTGTTTGTGAGCAAACTGCACTACGGAACCCGAACGCCACGAACACCGCTGCAAGTGCCCCTCACACACCAGAAAATCTGGGGTACCAACATCCCATCCTACAGTACGCTTATTCAGCTTCCATCGTATCGATTGCCCGGTTTTACACACGTCAAAAACGGTGATGTCGTTGTCTTTAACGTTCCGCCAAAATACCTGAACGATAATATCGACTATCCGGTCGATCTGAAAACCAACTACATAAAACGTTGCGTCGGTATTCCGGGCGATGTGCTCGAAATACGCCAGCGTGAAGTATTTGTTAATGGAAAACCCTTTCCTAAACCGCCCCGGTCGGAGCAGAAATATTTCGTAAAAACAACCGAAGTGCTCGATGCGACATTTTTTCGGAAATACGAAATCGTTAACGATTACCGCGACCCGAACCAGCCAACCGAAAACTGGAAACCACTGGAGCAATATAACGACTCAACCAAAACTTCGTCGATGGTTGGGTATATGGTTAACACAACGGAGGATGTAATCGCAAAATTTAAAGGATTCGATTGGGTTAAAGGCATTGAACCAATGGCTGATAAACCCGGAGACATGACGCCGGGTATTTATGGTACGCCAACGTTCAACTGGAATCACGATAATTTTGGACCCCTCACCATTCCTAAGAAGGGAGCAACTATTCAGATTAATCCGCAAACAATAGCACTCTATGGGCCTGTTATTGAGCTATATGAAGGAAATGACAAGGTTGAAGTAGACCCCAATAGCATCAAAATTGGCGGGCAACCCATAAAATCCTATACCTTCAAACAGAATTATTATTTTATGATGGGCGATAACCGCGACAATTCTCTTGACTCGCGTTTCTGGGGCTTTGTGCCCGAAGATCACATTGTTGGTAAGGCCGTATTTGTCTGGATGTCACTCGATCCCAATCCGGTCAATATCTGGAATAAAATCCGCTGGAACCGTGTGTTCAGAACAATTGACTAA
- a CDS encoding N-acetylmuramoyl-L-alanine amidase has translation MNNSLKALQKRNTYPIRYFIFFLLLPFIVSQGLYRQAQARQIHTRVGGANSGKKHTVTAVKKRPSAKTRKPTHRVSKPTKTAGQKATATTLSLLGPKHARVAIKDHRLSGAVYYLASGHGGPDPGAIGHYGKAALAEDEYAYDVTLRLARALLEHDATVYMIIRDPNDGIRDEKILRLDHDEVTYPNQTIPLNQTARLRQCTDAVNRLYRKHKGAYQRLITIHVDSRSVGEMIDVFFYHHDKSAPGKKLAKHIHRSFDSRYKRSQPNRNYLGTVSDRSSLFVVRNCLPPTVFIELGNIRNEKDQRRFLLADNRQALANWICDGIRADYRGK, from the coding sequence ATGAATAACAGCCTGAAAGCATTGCAGAAACGAAACACCTACCCAATTCGCTATTTTATTTTTTTTCTTCTTTTGCCATTTATCGTTAGTCAGGGACTGTATCGGCAAGCTCAGGCGAGGCAAATTCATACGCGAGTCGGTGGGGCAAATTCGGGCAAAAAGCATACGGTTACAGCTGTAAAAAAGCGGCCTTCTGCCAAAACCCGTAAACCAACGCATCGGGTAAGTAAGCCAACAAAAACCGCTGGGCAGAAGGCAACCGCTACAACGCTATCGTTGCTGGGCCCGAAACACGCACGGGTTGCCATTAAAGACCATCGATTGAGCGGAGCGGTGTATTATCTGGCTTCTGGCCATGGTGGCCCTGATCCGGGTGCAATAGGGCATTACGGAAAAGCAGCACTTGCCGAAGACGAATATGCCTATGATGTAACACTGCGGCTGGCCAGGGCCTTACTTGAACATGACGCCACGGTCTACATGATTATTCGGGACCCGAACGATGGCATTCGGGATGAAAAAATTCTTCGGCTGGATCACGATGAAGTCACGTATCCCAACCAGACGATTCCATTGAATCAGACAGCGCGTTTACGGCAATGTACGGATGCAGTAAATCGCTTATACCGAAAACATAAAGGAGCTTACCAGCGCCTGATTACGATTCATGTCGATAGTCGTAGCGTTGGCGAAATGATCGACGTATTTTTTTATCATCACGACAAAAGCGCTCCTGGCAAAAAATTGGCAAAACACATTCACCGGAGCTTCGACAGTCGTTACAAACGTAGTCAGCCGAACCGCAATTATCTGGGTACCGTATCGGACCGAAGCAGTTTGTTTGTTGTTCGAAATTGCCTTCCACCAACCGTTTTTATTGAGTTAGGGAATATCCGTAATGAGAAAGACCAACGTCGTTTTCTGTTGGCCGATAACCGACAGGCTCTGGCCAACTGGATCTGCGACGGTATCCGGGCAGACTATAGGGGGAAATGA
- the ung gene encoding uracil-DNA glycosylase, whose product MNVTIAESWKTQLQPEFDKPYFGQLAEFLRHEYSTQRVYPPGRLIFNAFNSCSFDDTRVVILGQDPYHGEGQANGLAFSVADGIPKPPSLINIFKEIQDDLGKPIPKSGNLERWAHQGVMLLNATLTVRAGQAGSHQGKGWETFTDAVVNLISAQKDHVVFMLWGAYAQKKGAVIDQTKHLILKARHPSPMAANYGGWFGNKHFSQANAYLESKGLAPIEW is encoded by the coding sequence ATGAACGTAACTATTGCAGAATCGTGGAAAACACAGTTGCAGCCCGAATTCGATAAACCTTATTTTGGCCAACTAGCGGAGTTTCTCCGCCACGAGTATAGTACTCAGCGTGTGTATCCGCCCGGCCGTCTGATTTTCAATGCGTTTAACTCTTGTAGCTTCGACGACACACGCGTTGTCATTCTCGGCCAGGACCCCTATCATGGCGAAGGCCAGGCCAATGGACTTGCCTTTTCGGTAGCCGATGGTATTCCCAAGCCCCCGTCGCTGATCAATATTTTCAAGGAAATTCAGGATGATCTTGGAAAACCCATTCCCAAGTCGGGTAATCTTGAACGCTGGGCCCATCAGGGAGTTATGCTACTCAATGCAACGCTGACCGTTCGGGCCGGACAGGCAGGTTCGCATCAGGGGAAAGGGTGGGAAACGTTTACGGATGCGGTTGTTAACTTAATTTCTGCCCAAAAAGACCATGTTGTGTTTATGCTTTGGGGGGCATATGCGCAAAAAAAAGGGGCCGTAATCGACCAAACAAAGCACCTGATTCTGAAAGCCAGGCACCCTTCGCCTATGGCGGCTAACTACGGCGGCTGGTTTGGCAATAAGCATTTTAGCCAGGCCAATGCTTATCTGGAAAGCAAGGGACTGGCTCCGATAGAGTGGTAG
- the apaG gene encoding Co2+/Mg2+ efflux protein ApaG — protein MVSSVTEGVKVSVKTEYQADYSSPLQAHYVFTYRITIENASEYTIQLLRRHWTIFDSNGTVREVEGEGVVGLQPVLEPGEVHQYVSGCNLRSSMGKMSGTYLVERIIDGKQVRVAIPEFTMIVPYKLN, from the coding sequence ATGGTATCGTCAGTCACAGAAGGCGTAAAAGTGAGCGTAAAGACAGAGTACCAGGCCGATTACTCCAGCCCTTTGCAAGCGCACTATGTCTTCACATATCGGATCACGATTGAGAATGCCAGTGAATACACCATTCAACTGCTTCGTCGTCATTGGACAATATTCGACTCCAATGGAACCGTTCGCGAAGTGGAGGGTGAAGGTGTAGTTGGGCTGCAACCTGTGCTGGAACCGGGCGAAGTGCACCAGTATGTTTCGGGTTGTAATCTGCGCTCCAGCATGGGTAAAATGTCGGGTACCTATCTCGTTGAGCGCATCATCGATGGAAAACAGGTTCGGGTGGCGATTCCTGAATTCACAATGATTGTTCCTTATAAATTGAATTAA